The Haloarcula marismortui ATCC 43049 region GCCTCTCCGTTTGTTTTGTTCTGGCAGGCCGGGGCGTTGTTCTTCATCGCCGACAGGGCGGCCAGGCATATGTCTGCTGAGAAGGCCCGTAGTCGGTTGTCTAGAGGGCGTGAACAAGTCCAATCGGCCAAACAGGGTGGGAGAAACTTCGTTCGAGGAGTGCGCGATGAGCCCGCAGTCAAGAGCGGTGGCCAATACGTCTTGAACTCTGGTGATTCGAGAGCCCACTCTACCGGCCAACGACTCAATACGACTGGCTCTCGCCTCCGTGAAGCGATCACCGACGGCAGCGGTGGAGGGGGAGGAAACAGCGGAGGCGGAAACCTCGGCGGCGGAAATGATGATTCTACGGCCGGCTCCACCACCAGCGAGGATAGTAGTGGGAACGACGGAGGCGAGGAATTCGATCGAGACGATGCGTTCCGGGACCCCCAGACTCGGAACCGGAATCCAGATTCAGCAGATGACCCGCCACGCTATATCCACTAACAACCCATGAGCTCCGCAACTGACCCCGCGAAACGAATTCCGAAGTCACTCGGTACCGACACCCAGTTCCTCGGGAAGTACTCGCTGACGGACCTCGCCGTCGCCGGTCTTCCCGGTGTACTGGTAGTCCTGGTGACGCAGGTCGTTATCCCACCGTCACTCACCGTTCGTGGCATTCCGGTGTCCGCCCTCACGATCCCCCTCGCAGCGATTGCGATCGCCTTCGGTGGGCTGTTCGTCTACCTCACGCCCGGCTACACCAACAGTCTCGACTGGCTCGGTCTGTTCGTGAACTTCCACCGCAGCGAGACGGAGATCGCCCACGAGGAGGCGAAGGAGTACACTCACGTCGAGCGCGTCTACCCGCGACAAGACGCCATCGAGCGGACGGACCGGGCTCTTGTCGGAGCCGTTCAGGTGTCGCCACCGACGATGGCGCTCGCGACCGACGAGGAGTGGGCCCAGAAGGCGGAGGCCTTCCAGGACTTCGTCAATACGACCGTCGAGTTCCCGATCCAGATTTACTCGACGACGCAGGCGTTCCCCGCCGACGAGTACGTCGGGCGGTACGAAGACCGGTTGAGCGACCCGGACGTCAAATCGAACGAGAAACTCCAGGCGCTCATCGAACACTACGTCGACTGGTACGACCGGGAGCTGGCGCAGCGTCAGATGACCATTCGCGACCACTACGTCCTGATTCCGGTACGACCTGAGGAGGTCCGATACGAACGGGCCAGCCTCCTCGAAAAGCTCGCTAGGATCCCCGTACTGGGCATCCTCATCCAGATTGTCACGGCGCCGCCGGAGGAGGAAGAGCGAGCCGCGATGCTCGAGGAACTGGACGAGCGGCGCCGGCGGGTCGAGCGCGGCCTCCGCGGCATCGAGGGGTGTGACACGCGCCCCGTTGATGCGGCCGAACTCACCCGCCTCATCGCGGAATACTGGACCGGCACGGAAATCGAGTACGGCGACCCCGAACAGGTGCTTCGAACGTCCCCCGTCATCAACAAGTCATGATTGGAAACCTGCTGCCCTTCACCGGCTCGGATAGTTCAGAAACTGACGACGAGGCGACCGCAGACGAGGCCCCCGACGAAGAGGGGGAAGATGCTGAATCACAGTTTACCGTGGACTACGAGGCCGACGGTGAGGCAGTCGACGGCATCCCCGAGATCCATCAGACCGTCGTCTCGCCGTCGAGTATCGAGCGAACGCCCAGCGCCCTCCGGACTGACACCCAGTGGGCGCAGAGTCTGTGGGTCGGTGAGTATCCCGATGCTCCGATGGATGGCTTCCTCGAAAAACTGTACGCGGCCGCCGAGACCCAACAGACAGATGTCAGCATCCACATCGATCCTCGTGATACGCGAGAGACGTTGGATTCGCTGGAGAACAAGATCGAGGACCTCGAAGCCGACTACGAGTACCTGACCGAGAAGCATCGTGCGAGCGCCCGGGGCGTCGAGAAAGACCTCGAGGACCACCAGGAGATGTACGACGTCCTTCGGAACACGACGATGCAGGCGTTCGACGTCTCGATGTATCTCACGGTCAGGGGCAACGATCGCGAGAACATCGACGCCGAGTCGGTGTCGACGACAGCCCGACAAGCGCCTGCGAATCTGACGCCGGTGACGCCCCGGTGGTCACAGCTGAAGACGTTCACCTCAGCGAGCCCGATCGCCCTGGATCAGTTCAACGAGACGCTCGACAGCAAGACGCCGATGCTCGGCGGGGCAGTCGGCGCGATGTTCCCCTTCGTTTCCGGTGCGTTTGCGGAACCCGGTATCGAATACGGGACGTACGCGCTGAATTCGAGTCCACTCATCCTCGACCGATTCAAACGGCAAACCGGCTACTGTATGATGGTTATCGGCCGGCTCGGCGCAGGCAAATCCTTCGCGACGAAGCTCCGGCTCGTGCGGCGGGCGATGTTCGACGAGGATACGGTCGTCATTATGCTCGACCCGATGCGGGGGTTCGCCGGCGTCAACGAGGCGCTCGATGGCGAGCGGATCACGGTCGGTGGCCGGCGGGGGCTGAACCCGCTGGAAATCAAACCGACGCCCGACCACGTCCTGCAGGAGGTCGACGACATCGACCCGTGGGGCGAGCAGATCAACTGGGTGATGACCTTCTTCGCGACGTTCTTCGAGCACGTCGCAGACCATCCACTCGGCGAGCGCAACCAGACGCTCCGGCGGGCCGTCCAAGAAGCCTACGAGAAGCGCGGGATCACCCGCGATCCAGAGACGCACACCCGGGACTCGCCCACCATCCACGACGTCATCACGGTCCTCGAAGAGATGGTCGAAGACCCCGAGGAGTACGGCTACGTCACGGATGGGGAGCAGGAAGCCGTCCAGTCCGATGCTCAGTCGCTACTCAAGGACCTCCGACCGTCATTCCGCGAGGGCGGTGAACTCGAGAATCTGGCTCGCCCCTCCGAGTTCGACCTCGATTCGAAGGTCATCTACCTCGATCTCCACCAGGAGGAGGGGACCCGTGGCCGGGCGGAGACCAGCCTGATGATGCAGGTGCTGTTCAACAGCGTCTACGAGCGGGTCAAACAGACCGACAAGCGCGTCGTCTTCTGTATCGACGAGGCGCACTACCTGATGAACGACGCCGTCTCGTTGGACTTCCTGGAGACAGCCGTCCGGCACAGCCGCCACTTCGATCTGAGCCTCGAATTCATCACGCAAACGGGGGGTGAATTCGCGCTGACGCCGGAGGCACGCACCATCGCGAACCTCTGTTCGTTGACCGTCCTCCACCGCGTCAATGAGGAGAAAGAGAAGATCGCCAAGTGGTTCGACCTCAGCGAGCGGCAGGTGAACTGGGTTACCTCCGCGAAGGCCGGGGAAGACGAGGACGGCTACTCTGAGGCGCTCGTCGGTATCGACCAGGAGGGATGGTTCCCACTCCGAATTCGGGCAAGTGACTACGAGGCTCACGTTATCGACGGCGGCGCTGCGGACGTGGCCGAGCTTGAACCCGAGCCGACGACGAGCGTGACGAATCCAGATAGCCGACCCGCCGGAACGCGTGCCGACGGCGGTGAACCAACTAGCACTACCACTCAGGAGGATGACTGAACAGACCCCGTCAGAAATCCCGTCAGTGGCTAACGGCGACGAGTACATCCGGATCACTCCCTCCCGGAGCGATCTCGCGCCGGAGACCGTAGTCCGTCAACTGGCCGGCCTCCACGGCCTTGACGCTGGCAACGACGGACTTCTCGCAAGTATCGGTCCCTTCGGCGATCCGCCACCGGTGTTCGAGTTCCTCGCAGTGAGTGAGGGGGCAGACGAGCCGGTCGAGTTCTATTACGGGGCCGACCGCCGGTTAGATGCCTTCGAAGAACGCCTCCGGACGCTGTATCCTCCGACCGTCACGTTCGAGCGGGTCACCCTTGACTTGGAAACGAAGCTACTCCCATCGACAGCAGACCCGTCTCAGGACCACAGTGCCGGAGGTGACGATAGCCACGGAATGAACCCCAGGACAGCTGAGGAATTCTCCGGAGACCCGAATTCGGATTCAGAGCCCGTGACTCTCTTCGATTCGACGGGGCAGGAACCGGTCGGTGATGGCGGAAGTGTGCTGTCGGAGAGCACTATGTCGCAGGACGAGGACGAAGTCTTGTTCGAGGCCGATTCGAGTGACGAGTCCACAGCGGCTGGTCCGTCCGACTCCGAACTCGATGCCGATCACCAGCCGGCTCATACGCAACCGACCGTCGATGAGACGACCCCACTCGGAATCAGTTGGCACGGGCAGGCTACCCGGCGGGAAGACTGGATGACGACACTACCCCAATTCACGAATACGGAAGACGACGATGACGATCACGCTCGGGCCCCGCTCGCGTCACTCATCGATCAGCTGACCCGGGCCGAACACCCGATCGCGTTCCAGGTACTCTTTCAGCGGAAATCGGACTGGACGCACGAGGCACGAGAGCGCCAGCGGAAGCTCCGTGAAGGCGAAGACCGGGTCGTCGACTGGTTCTTCGGAGAACTCCTCGGAAACACAGAGAACGAACCACAGAGTCCGTCGAACACCGGGCGACAGCGTCGGTATCTCGACATCGGTGGGCGAGAGCGGGTCGAGGCTATCGACGAGAAGGAGCCACAGCACACGTTCACGGTGAATATGCGGGCACTTTCGCTCGTGACCTCCGACCGACAACGAGAGCGGGTTGACCATCGTCTCGATGATATCGGGTCGGTATTCGATCACCTGAACGGGCCGCACTATCGGCTCCGACCGAAGCGCATCCGCCGTGGGCTTCGAAAGGGGCGGCGAGCCAAGAAGCACGCCGACCGGGTACTCAACGCTACGTTGGCTACCAAGAGCGACTGGCGGAAGACCCGCCCCGATCTCGTCCTCGGGCCGGCTGAGTTGGCGAACTTCGTGGTCGTTCCGCCGGCAACTGACCTCACGACCGAGGGCGGGCGGGGGTCCGACGCCGAACCCGAGAGCCGGACGCCCCTGCCACTCCCGGCGCAGGACCACATGGATGCGTTCACGGACGCCGGGATGGCGATCGGCCGCGGTCTTGGGGAAGACGGTACGCCCACGTCGGAGCCGATGCGGATTCCCCCGCATCTACTTCCGTTCCACGTCGGCCGGTTCGCGAAGAGCGGCGCCGGCAAATCGGTCGCGCTTGAAAACGACGCCCTCTCGCTGTACGACCAGACGAACGGGCCAGTGTTCATCATCGACTCCAAGGGCGGGAATTTCCCCGAGAACTATATGCGGGCTCACGCGAAGCGCTTCGGCACCGACGACCTCGAGGAGAACGTCCTCCACTTCTCGGTGCCCGACATCCTGCCTGGCTTCGCGTTCTTCGACATCACGCCGGCATTGGAGGACGGCGTCCGACGCGTCGACGCGATTCAGGACAAGGCCGACCACTACGAGGAGCTCATCAAGCTCGTGATGGGGCCGGAGCGGTACGAGGACGCCATCGCCTCGCCGACGCTCATCAAGTACCTCATCAAGGCGATGTACGACGAGGAGTACGGCCTCGAAAACGGACACTTCCGGCAGGATACAAACTACTTCACCCACGACCAGTTTGAGCAGGCGGTGACCCAGTTCCACGCCGCCGGGCCACCAGATTCGACACCCGAAGATGCACCGCGAGCCAGCGACCCGCAGGTCGCCGAGAAACTGGAGCGACACCTGCGCTCGAACCCGGCGACGTTCTCGAACGTCGTGAGCGGCATCAGCAACCGGATGGACTACATCACGCAGGACGCCCATCTCCGGCGGATCTTCAACAATACCGAGTCACAGTTCGACTTCCGCGACCTCCTCGACGAGGACAAAGTAGTCATCTTCGACCTCGGCGATCTCCGCGACGAGGCCGCCCGTGTGATGACCGGCGTCATTCTGACGCAGCT contains the following coding sequences:
- a CDS encoding VirB4 family type IV secretion system protein translates to MIGNLLPFTGSDSSETDDEATADEAPDEEGEDAESQFTVDYEADGEAVDGIPEIHQTVVSPSSIERTPSALRTDTQWAQSLWVGEYPDAPMDGFLEKLYAAAETQQTDVSIHIDPRDTRETLDSLENKIEDLEADYEYLTEKHRASARGVEKDLEDHQEMYDVLRNTTMQAFDVSMYLTVRGNDRENIDAESVSTTARQAPANLTPVTPRWSQLKTFTSASPIALDQFNETLDSKTPMLGGAVGAMFPFVSGAFAEPGIEYGTYALNSSPLILDRFKRQTGYCMMVIGRLGAGKSFATKLRLVRRAMFDEDTVVIMLDPMRGFAGVNEALDGERITVGGRRGLNPLEIKPTPDHVLQEVDDIDPWGEQINWVMTFFATFFEHVADHPLGERNQTLRRAVQEAYEKRGITRDPETHTRDSPTIHDVITVLEEMVEDPEEYGYVTDGEQEAVQSDAQSLLKDLRPSFREGGELENLARPSEFDLDSKVIYLDLHQEEGTRGRAETSLMMQVLFNSVYERVKQTDKRVVFCIDEAHYLMNDAVSLDFLETAVRHSRHFDLSLEFITQTGGEFALTPEARTIANLCSLTVLHRVNEEKEKIAKWFDLSERQVNWVTSAKAGEDEDGYSEALVGIDQEGWFPLRIRASDYEAHVIDGGAADVAELEPEPTTSVTNPDSRPAGTRADGGEPTSTTTQEDD
- a CDS encoding type IV secretory system conjugative DNA transfer family protein, translating into MTEQTPSEIPSVANGDEYIRITPSRSDLAPETVVRQLAGLHGLDAGNDGLLASIGPFGDPPPVFEFLAVSEGADEPVEFYYGADRRLDAFEERLRTLYPPTVTFERVTLDLETKLLPSTADPSQDHSAGGDDSHGMNPRTAEEFSGDPNSDSEPVTLFDSTGQEPVGDGGSVLSESTMSQDEDEVLFEADSSDESTAAGPSDSELDADHQPAHTQPTVDETTPLGISWHGQATRREDWMTTLPQFTNTEDDDDDHARAPLASLIDQLTRAEHPIAFQVLFQRKSDWTHEARERQRKLREGEDRVVDWFFGELLGNTENEPQSPSNTGRQRRYLDIGGRERVEAIDEKEPQHTFTVNMRALSLVTSDRQRERVDHRLDDIGSVFDHLNGPHYRLRPKRIRRGLRKGRRAKKHADRVLNATLATKSDWRKTRPDLVLGPAELANFVVVPPATDLTTEGGRGSDAEPESRTPLPLPAQDHMDAFTDAGMAIGRGLGEDGTPTSEPMRIPPHLLPFHVGRFAKSGAGKSVALENDALSLYDQTNGPVFIIDSKGGNFPENYMRAHAKRFGTDDLEENVLHFSVPDILPGFAFFDITPALEDGVRRVDAIQDKADHYEELIKLVMGPERYEDAIASPTLIKYLIKAMYDEEYGLENGHFRQDTNYFTHDQFEQAVTQFHAAGPPDSTPEDAPRASDPQVAEKLERHLRSNPATFSNVVSGISNRMDYITQDAHLRRIFNNTESQFDFRDLLDEDKVVIFDLGDLRDEAARVMTGVILTQLYDAVKRRDGDELARKPDDYVANLLIDEASSVVVSDTLTTLLEKGREFRLSIELVTQFPEQMKEAGNREVYLNVLNNIGSPLVGKIAVDADIAEALSHEAMDPVEFKNRISSLPRGEWIAQLPSPEFGETGPDPFSIEPLPIPPGHPDSEQPLTGTQEERFQDALDAVHEHTREEYGVAGGTTVESRDAATDVALENADDLPLEVAMARAIRAVQLSNDVRETNGWVSVEDVDEELLSRIEEDTIEAQGYETLPEVREASSLIEVDLPDGGSSVQCRLTDEGEQAAAPDTSTSPTGGGEHHDAVLETVEQSLATAGFSVEVLDQNGESRPDAIATHPDLDRELQVEVETTTHVRPAKVLTNLRKAQEQERIPLFVVADHDDQPADEIADRLAKILSEPRNQLSSGETRLYTMNHNVTFNGGARAADGVTAVRPATGGSRHTRWFERDGAFVLEDSAGDQHARIDSFDAVSKDQFPATYSYDAESESYTVFRPGELPESYESREAFEADWVPVKRPFVPSTDLPVPEYTDDSYAIGVIEDEQNLELYTRDSDATKDLAGLIEAIENNELHLAGVEPDEPADKQSMKQEDHENDPFGIQAFVRDSIVKSGDGVVAVAEVYDAYEQYATAEEYEVKPKNRFTRTLRDHVAFERDKKWLDGQTRRCYVGIELDDAGDQEEPNDASA